One segment of Salvia splendens isolate huo1 chromosome 20, SspV2, whole genome shotgun sequence DNA contains the following:
- the LOC121780550 gene encoding BTB/POZ domain-containing protein At1g21780-like isoform X1, with product MADTKVETIARLAQWKIESFGPTNLYKRSEPFKIGIWNWYLHLSVEKNRSVYIRLFPEPSRVSKEQPPLARFIIRVSTSASNRRPYVSPIHERLLRSSDDFACPIDINFQGRFVIDVEFLDLKICPLNGGEGSSIWPSDGLMQSQASQSTLRCLSRMLDEEIHADVTINSSDGSLRAHRAILAASSPVFMSMFEHDLKEKESSTIDIEDMTSESCMALLTYLYGTISQEDFWKHRLALLSAANKYDIMDLKDACEESLLEDINSGNVLERLQEAWLYQLDKLKKGCLAYLLDFGKIYDVREEMNDFFRNADRELVVEMFQELLAVWKPT from the exons atGGCGGACACGAAGGTGGAGACGATAGCAAGACTGGCGCAGTGGAAAATCGAGAGCTTCGGTCCAACCAATCTGTACAAGAGATCCGAGCCGTTCAAAATCGGCATTTGGAACTGGTATCT GCATTTATCGGTGGAGAAGAACCGCTCCGTTTACATCAGGCTTTTCCCCGAGCCGTCTCGCGTTTCGAAGGAGCAGCCGCCGCTTGCTCGCTTCATCATTCGTGTTTCCACCTCCGCCTCCAATCGTAGGCCCTACGTTTCGCCCA TTCACGAGAGACTACTTCGTTCCAGTGATGACTTTGCTTGTCCTATCGATATTAACTTTCAAGGACGTTTTGTCATTGATGTTGAGTTTCTGGACCTTAAGATCTGCCCTCTAAAT GGTGGAGAAGGCAGTTCTATATGGCCCAGCGACGGCCTGATGCAAAGTCAAGCAAGCCAAAGCACTCTCAGATGTCTCAGTCGCATGCTTGATGAAGAGATTCATGCAGACGTCACCATCAACTCCTCCGATGGATCTCTACGAGCTCACAGAGCTATTCTCGCTGCTAGTTCTCCCGTCTTTATGAGCATGTTCGAGCATGATCTCAAGGAGAAAGAGTCTTCAACAATTGACATTGAAGATATGACGTCCGAGTCCTGCATGGCCCTCCTCACTTACCTGTACGGGACGATAAGCCAGGAGGACTTCTGGAAGCACCGGCTAGCATTGCTGAGCGCGGCAAACAAGTACGACATCATGGACTTGAAGGATGCTTGCGAGGAGAGCCTGTTGGAAGACATTAACTCGGGAAACGTGCTCGAGAGACTACAGGAAGCTTGGCTCTACCAGCTTGATAAATTGAAGAAGGGATGCTTGGCGTACTTGCTTGATTTTGGCAAGATTTATGATGTGAGAGAAGAAATGAATGATTTCTTCAGAAATGCAGACAGAGAACTAGTTGTAGAGATGTTCCAAGAATTACTTGCAGTTTGGAAACcaacataa
- the LOC121780550 gene encoding BTB/POZ domain-containing protein At1g21780-like isoform X2: protein MADTKVETIARLAQWKIESFGPTNLYKRSEPFKIGIWNWHLSVEKNRSVYIRLFPEPSRVSKEQPPLARFIIRVSTSASNRRPYVSPIHERLLRSSDDFACPIDINFQGRFVIDVEFLDLKICPLNGGEGSSIWPSDGLMQSQASQSTLRCLSRMLDEEIHADVTINSSDGSLRAHRAILAASSPVFMSMFEHDLKEKESSTIDIEDMTSESCMALLTYLYGTISQEDFWKHRLALLSAANKYDIMDLKDACEESLLEDINSGNVLERLQEAWLYQLDKLKKGCLAYLLDFGKIYDVREEMNDFFRNADRELVVEMFQELLAVWKPT, encoded by the exons atGGCGGACACGAAGGTGGAGACGATAGCAAGACTGGCGCAGTGGAAAATCGAGAGCTTCGGTCCAACCAATCTGTACAAGAGATCCGAGCCGTTCAAAATCGGCATTTGGAACTG GCATTTATCGGTGGAGAAGAACCGCTCCGTTTACATCAGGCTTTTCCCCGAGCCGTCTCGCGTTTCGAAGGAGCAGCCGCCGCTTGCTCGCTTCATCATTCGTGTTTCCACCTCCGCCTCCAATCGTAGGCCCTACGTTTCGCCCA TTCACGAGAGACTACTTCGTTCCAGTGATGACTTTGCTTGTCCTATCGATATTAACTTTCAAGGACGTTTTGTCATTGATGTTGAGTTTCTGGACCTTAAGATCTGCCCTCTAAAT GGTGGAGAAGGCAGTTCTATATGGCCCAGCGACGGCCTGATGCAAAGTCAAGCAAGCCAAAGCACTCTCAGATGTCTCAGTCGCATGCTTGATGAAGAGATTCATGCAGACGTCACCATCAACTCCTCCGATGGATCTCTACGAGCTCACAGAGCTATTCTCGCTGCTAGTTCTCCCGTCTTTATGAGCATGTTCGAGCATGATCTCAAGGAGAAAGAGTCTTCAACAATTGACATTGAAGATATGACGTCCGAGTCCTGCATGGCCCTCCTCACTTACCTGTACGGGACGATAAGCCAGGAGGACTTCTGGAAGCACCGGCTAGCATTGCTGAGCGCGGCAAACAAGTACGACATCATGGACTTGAAGGATGCTTGCGAGGAGAGCCTGTTGGAAGACATTAACTCGGGAAACGTGCTCGAGAGACTACAGGAAGCTTGGCTCTACCAGCTTGATAAATTGAAGAAGGGATGCTTGGCGTACTTGCTTGATTTTGGCAAGATTTATGATGTGAGAGAAGAAATGAATGATTTCTTCAGAAATGCAGACAGAGAACTAGTTGTAGAGATGTTCCAAGAATTACTTGCAGTTTGGAAACcaacataa
- the LOC121782342 gene encoding filament-like plant protein → MEKKKWLWKIRASERSPGESESSGSFSSPSERYSDEQDVSRESPNGSVQSPEITSKLSFTDDEAKENVKRLTEKLSAALVNVGAKEELVKQHAKVAEEAVAGWEKAENEVTALKQQLEAALQQNVSLEVRVSHLDGALKECVRQLRQGRDEEEKRISDAIAEGNRACESEKVELEKHIVQLQARAKATENGNSAAINPKSLQVLESIEKENLFLKQEMKARCKELESVKIERDLSIQAAETASKMQLENIKKVAKLEAECRRLQSLARKSSPLSNLKPAPTSHFYAESLTDSHSDSGERLNAVEMDACRTSNVERNGSEPSCSDSWASALIAELDQFKNEKLLPSSLTACSVEFDMMDDFLEMERLVALPDTKSNTPLTASESASGESVSMDNHLLRAELESMTQRVAELEKKLEEMQAERAALEAALDESHGSARAAEMKSEELQKELKAMNEAKELLESQLIAMEVEARTMSANVDLLNAEIQDERTLSAELSIKCQELETECVLQKNTPNSNGELKIKQEDLAVAADKLAECQRTIASLGMQLKSLATLEDFLIDTTSIPDGALLSGMPKAPSGDEITGYVTAAKSRNGFGKFFSRSKSGAEIGIRRD, encoded by the exons ATGGAAAAGAAGAAATGGTTGTGGAAGATAAGAGCTTCAGAGAGGAGTCCTGGTGAGAGTGAAAGCTCGGGATCATTTTCTTCCCCTTCCGAGAGATACTCGGACGAGCAG GATGTGTCGAGGGAGTCTCCCAATGGTAGCGTACAGTCACCGGAAATCACATCTAAGCTCTCATTTACTGACGATGAAGCAAAAGAGAACGTGAAGAGGCTGACAGAGAAGCTATCGGCCGCTCTTGTGAATGTCGGTGCCAAAGAAGAGCTTGTTAAGCAGCATGCTAAGGTTGCTGAAGAAGCTGTCGCTG GGTGGGAGAAGGCAGAAAATGAAGTGACAGCATTGAAGCAGCAACTTGAGGCTGCGTTGCAGCAGAATGTGAGCTTGGAAGTTCGAGTAAGTCATCTCGATGGCGCTCTCAAGGAATGCGTCAGACAGCTGAGGCAAGGACGAGATGAAGAGGAAAAGAGAATCTCTGATGCCATAGCAGAGGGAAATAGGGCGTGTGAGTCAGAAAAAGTTGAACTTGAGAAGCACATTGTTCAACTTCAGGCCCGAGCCAAAGCAACTGAAAACGGAAATTCTGCTGCTATTAACCCGAAGTCTCTTCAAGTTCTCGAGAGTATAGAGAAGGAGAACTTGTTCTTAAAGCAAGAGATGAAGGCTCGCTGCAAGGAGTTAGAAAGCGTGAAAATCGAGAGGGATTTAAGCATACAAGCTGCAGAAACTGCCAGCAAGATGCAGTTGGAGAATATTAAAAAGGTTGCTAAGCTTGAAGCTGAATGCAGAAGACTTCAATCTCTAGCTCGAAAATCATCCCCACTGAGCAATTTGAAGCCCGCCCCGACTTCCCATTTTTACGCTGAATCTTTGACAGATAGTCACTCGGATAGCGGGGAGAGACTGAATGCAGTAGAGATGGATGCTTGTAGGACGAGTAACGTGGAAAGGAATGGGTCCGAACCAAGTTGCTCGGACTCATGGGCATCAGCCTTGATTGCAGAGCTCGATCAGTTCAAAAACGAGAAACTCTTGCCAAGCAGTCTAACGGCCTGCTCTGTTGAATTTGACATGATGGATGATTTTCTCGAGATGGAGCGTCTAGTCGCGTTGCCTGATACTAAGAGCAATACCCCTCTTACAGCATCTGAATCAGCTTCGGGGGAATCTGTTTCCATGGACAATCATCTGCTTAGAGCCGAGCTCGAGTCAATGACTCAACGAGTGGCTGAACTGGAAAAAAAGTTGGAGGAGATGCAAGCCGAGAGGGCTGCACTCGAGGCTGCTTTAGATGAAAGCCACGGATCGGCCAGAGCAGCTGAAATGAAGTCGGAGGAGCTGCAGAAGGAGCTGAAGGCCATGAACGAGGCGAAGGAGCTGCTGGAGTCTCAACTCATTGCAATGGAAGTAGAAGCAAGGACTATGTCTGCAAATGTCGATTTGCTGAACGCAGAAATTCAAGATGAACGAACGTTATCAGCAGAACTCTCGATCAAGTGTCAAGAATTGGAGACTGAGTGTGTCTTGCAGAAGAACACACCGAATTCGAATGGTGAACTTAAGATAAAGCAG GAGGATCTGGCAGTGGCTGCTGACAAACTCGCGGAGTGTCAGAGAACGATAGCGTCTCTTGGAATGCAGCTCAAGTCTCTCGCGACGCTGGAAGATTTCTTGATAGACACGACCAGTATACCCGACGGGGCATTGCTCTCGGGAATGCCAAAGGCGCCTTCTGGTGACGAGATAACCGGCTATGTGACTGCTGCCAAGAGCAGGAATGGTTTCGGGAAGTTTTTCTCCCGGAGCAAGAGCGGTGCTGAGATCGGAATTCGACGAGATTAG
- the LOC121781885 gene encoding acetyltransferase At1g77540-like produces MAEEKNTIVWNEGQRKFETVDKKAYVEYEVRGSKVIDITHTYVPPSKRGLGLAADLCAAAFTHAQNHSLSVIPTCSYVSDTFLPRNPNWNSIVHKDDPKSSM; encoded by the exons ATGGCGGAGGAGAAGAATACGATAGTCTGGAATGAAGGACAGAGGAAATTCGAGACTGTGGATAAAAAAGCATACGTCGAATACGAGGTGAGGGGCAGCAAAGTAATTGACATAACTCATACGTATGTGCCGCCGAGCAAGAGAGGGCTAGGCCTCGCCGCCGATCTCTGCGCCGCCGCCTTCACTCACGCCCAAAACCACTCCCTCTCCGTCATTCCAACCTGCTCTTATGTTTCT GATACGTTTCTTCCTCGAAACCCAAACTGGAACTCAATCGTGCACAAGGACGATCCCAAGTCTAGCATGTGA